In Gymnogyps californianus isolate 813 chromosome 1, ASM1813914v2, whole genome shotgun sequence, the following are encoded in one genomic region:
- the KCNJ8 gene encoding ATP-sensitive inward rectifier potassium channel 8 — MLARKSIIPEEYVLARIAAENLRKPRIRDRPRKARFIAKNGACNLAHKNIREQGRFLQDIFTTLVDLKWRHTLVIFTMSFLCSWLLFAMMWWLVAFAHGDMDPSTESTTNSTKWTPCVTCVRSFTSAFLFSIEVQVTIGFGGRMMTEECPLAITVLILQNIVGLIINAVMLGCIFMKTAQAHRRAETLIFSRQAVIAVRNGKLCFMFRVGDLRKSMIISASVRIQVVRKTTTPEGEVIPIHQVDIPVDNPIESNNIFLVAPLIICHVIDKRSPLYDISAADLALQDLELIVILEGVVETTGITTQARTSYIAEEILWGHRFVPIVTEEEGVYAVDYSKFGNTVKVAAPRCSARELDEKPSILIQTLQKSELSHQNSLRKRNSMRRNNSIRRSNSMRRTNPSLIVPKVQFITPEGSQSASET, encoded by the exons ATGTTGGCTCGGAAGAGTATCATCCCTGAAGAGTATGTGTTGGCACGGATTGCTGCCGAGAACCTGCGCAAGCCCCGCATCCGAGACCGGCCACGCAAAGCCCGCTTCATCGCCAAGAACGGGGCATGCAACCTGGCACACAAGAACATCCGCGAGCAGGGGCGATTCCTGCAAGACATTTTCACCACCTTGGTGGACCTGAAGTGGCGTCACACGCTGGTCATCTTTACTATGTCCTTCCTGTGCAGCTGGCTGCTCTTCGCCATGATGTGGTGGCTGGTGGCTTTTGCCCACGGTGACATGGACCCAAGCACAGAAAGCACTACGAACAGCACGAAGTGGACACCATGTGTGACGTGTGTCAG GTCTTTCACCTCcgctttcctcttctccattgAAGTTCAGGTGACCATTGGTTTTGGGGGCAGGATGATGACAGAGGAATGTCCCTTGGCCATCACGGTCTTGATCCTGCAGAACATTGTGGGTCTGATCATCAACGCTGTCATGCTGGGCTGCATATTCATGAAAACTGCACAAGCTCACAGGCGGGCTGAGACCTTGATTTTCAGCCGGCAGGCGGTCATTGCAGTTCGAAATGGCAAACTTTGCTTCATGTTTCGAGTGGGAGACCTGAGGAAGAGCATGATCATTAGCGCCTCGGTGAGAATCCAGGTTGTGAGGAAGACTACGACCCCTGAAGGAGAAGTCATACCCATTCACCAAGTAGATATCCCTGTGGATAACCCCATTGAAAGTAACAATATTTTCCTTGTGGCTCCCTTAATCATTTGTCACGTCATAGACAAGCGGAGTCCTCTTTACGATATCTCCGCTGCTGACCTGGCGCTCCAGGACCTGGAGCTCATCGTGATACTTGAAGGAGTCGTAGAAACAACTGGCATCACGACGCAGGCGAGAACCTCCTACATAGCAGAGGAGATCCTGTGGGGTCACCGCTTTGTGCCCATCGTCACCGAAGAGGAAGGCGTGTACGCAGTCGACTACTCCAAGTTTGGCAACACCGTCAAAGTGGCAGCGCCACGTTGCAGTGCCCGGGAACTCGACGAGAAGCCGTCCATTCTCATCCAGACGCTGCAGAAGAGCGAGCTGTCCCACCAAAACTCCCTGCGGAAACGCAACTCCATGAGGAGAAACAACTCCATTCGGAGGAGCAACTCCATGCGGAGAACCAATCCCTCCCTCATCGTGCCCAAAGTGCAGTTTATCACGCCCGAGGGGAGCCAGAGTGCCTCAGAAACGTGA